The Ranitomeya imitator isolate aRanImi1 chromosome 3, aRanImi1.pri, whole genome shotgun sequence genome has a window encoding:
- the EVI2A gene encoding protein EVI2A has translation MKKMQPSLHLVILCLSVCCKAEVGYRNFNITDKPVVTDISSTSDAPDNFLSFHEGNATNSLQKIASELKGHNVTTSKPTAVTYNITQQTTRKETQGIKSNHTVKSHTPSITTNVTCTVDEKYKTGIIICVVIIAALVFIVAMLIVCTVALANKVSNLKAKLTQSKRQVRSNGDFLSASSILWPSGMETWQKKAHEANLTMDEISLGDANTLENETRKLMATQTQEKSKEVTEENTSSPSATMTTISTVEV, from the coding sequence ATGAAGAAGATGCAGCCTTCACTGCATCTTGTGATATTGTGTCTTTCCGTCTGTTGTAAAGCAGAAGTAGGATACAGAAATTTCAACATCACTGATAAACCAGTAGTAACCGACATTAGCAGCACGTCAGATGCTCCAGACAATTTCCTGTCATTTCATGAAGGCAATGCTACAAACTCTTTACAGAAAATTGCTTCAGAACTTAAGGGTCACAATGTAACTACAAGTAAGCCCACAGCTGTTACATATAATATCACCCAACAAACCACAAGGAAGGAAACACAGGGGATCAAAAGTAACCATACAGTCAAATCCCACACTCCAAGCATCACGACCAATGTAACATGTACGGTCGATGAGAAGTATAAGACTGGAATAATTATATGTGTTGTCATAATCGCCGCCCTAGTGTTCATTGTGGCAATGTTAATCGTGTGCACTGTGGCGCTGGCGAACAAAGTATCTAATCTAAAGGCTAAACTAACACAATCAAAGCGCCAAGTGAGAAGCAATGGAGACTTTTTGAGTGCATCCAGTATTTTGTGGCCATCAGGAATGGAAACATGGCAGAAGAAAGCTCACGAAGCCAATCTGACCATGGATGAGATTTCATTGGGAGATGCCAACACACTTGAAAACGAAACACGAAAATTAATGGCAACTCAAACACAAGAAAAATCAAAAGAGGTAACAGAAGAAAACACAAGCTCGCCAAGTGCAACTATGACCACTATATCCACAGTAGAAGTCTAA